The Streptomyces sp. 135 sequence GTGGACGGCGTCGACTTCGACCTCTTCCAGGGTGAGACGCTCGGCATCGTGGGGGAGTCGGGCTGCGGCAAGTCGACGGTCGCCAAGATGCTGGTCAACCTGGAGCGGCCGACGGCCGGCGAGATCCGCTACAAGGGCGAGGACATCACGCGGCTCTCGGGCCGGGCCCTGAAGGCGGTCCGCCGCAACATCCAGATGGTCTTCCAGGACCCGTACACCTCACTGAACCCCCGGATGACCGTCGGCGACATCATCGGGGAGCCCTACGAGATCCATCCCGAGGTCGCGCCGAAGGGCTCGCGGCGGCAGAAGGTGCGGGAACTCCTCGACGTGGTGGGGCTCAACCCCGAGTACGTCAACCGCTATCCGCACCAGTTCTCCGGCGGTCAGCGCCAGCGCATCGGCATCGCGCGCGGCCTCGCGCTCAGGCCCGAGGTCATCGTCGCCGACGAGCCGGTCTCCGCGCTCGACGTCTCCGTCCAGGCCCAGGTCATCAACCTCCTGGACCAGCTCCAGACCGAGTTCGACCTCAGCTACGTCTTCATCGCCCACGACCTGTCGATCGTGCGG is a genomic window containing:
- a CDS encoding dipeptide ABC transporter ATP-binding protein; protein product: MPHGETGREPILQVRGLVKHYPLTQGIVVRKQVGAVKAVDGVDFDLFQGETLGIVGESGCGKSTVAKMLVNLERPTAGEIRYKGEDITRLSGRALKAVRRNIQMVFQDPYTSLNPRMTVGDIIGEPYEIHPEVAPKGSRRQKVRELLDVVGLNPEYVNRYPHQFSGGQRQRIGIARGLALRPEVIVADEPVSALDVSVQAQVINLLDQLQTEFDLSYVFIAHDLSIVRHISDRVGVMYLGRIVETGTDAEIYEHPTHPYTQALLSAVPVPDPEAREHRERIILTGDVPSPANPPSGCRFRTRCWKARERCALEVPALAVPAEFRYTQGPAAHDSACHFAEERQVVP